A single genomic interval of Prionailurus viverrinus isolate Anna chromosome A2, UM_Priviv_1.0, whole genome shotgun sequence harbors:
- the PLEKHJ1 gene encoding LOW QUALITY PROTEIN: pleckstrin homology domain-containing family J member 1 (The sequence of the model RefSeq protein was modified relative to this genomic sequence to represent the inferred CDS: inserted 1 base in 1 codon), with translation MRYNEKELQALXRQPAELAAELGMRGPKKGSVLKRRLVKLVVNFLFYFRTDEAEPVGALLLEHCRVTQEEPSGFSISFIEDPERKYHFECRSEEQCQEWMGALRRASYEFMRRSLIFYRNEIQKMTGKDPLEQFGISEEARFQLGGLKA, from the exons ATGCGCTACAACGAGAAGGAGTTGCAGGCGC TCCGGCAGCCGGCCGAGCTGGCGGCCGAGCTCGGCATGCGGGGCCCCAAGAAAGGCAGCG TGCTGAAGCGGCGACTGGTGAAGCTGGTGGTCAACTTCCTTTTCTACTTTCGGACGGACGAGGCCGAG CCCGTCGGAGCCCTATTGCTGGAGCACTGCAGAGTCACCCAGGAAGAGCCCAGCGGCTTCTCTATCA GCTTCATCGAGGATCCGGAGAGGAAGTATCACTTTGAGTGCCGCAGTGAGGAACAGTGTCAGGAGTGGATGGGGGCTCTGCGTCGAGCCAG CTACGAGTTCATGCGGAGAAGCCTTATATTCTACAGAAATGAGATCCAGAAAATGACCGGCAAG GACCCCCTGGAGCAGTTTGGCATCTCCGAGGAGGCCAGGTTCCAGCTGGGTGGCTTGAAGGCCTGA